A stretch of Plesiomonas shigelloides DNA encodes these proteins:
- the tolC gene encoding outer membrane channel protein TolC: MKKILPILIGLSIGSISMSSYADSLLDIYQQAKTNDPVLRKAAADRDGVVEQINQARASLLPQLNATGTADYSRSNFNTVNEQNQTAAKLNLTQSLYDRANWVRLTQSEKRASQAEVNYSAAQQNLILRVANAYFGVLRAQDNLTVILAEKKAVFRQLEQTKQRFDVGLVAITDVQDAQAQYDQVRASQITAQNDLDNSLENLREITGNLPSQINILDTKQFSTDMPLKIDQLMKEADAKNLNLMSARLGQELSREGVRLASSGHLPTLGLQGSVGVSDTNVTSGPTPSANGDSTSVGVVLSIPIYSGGRTSSEVRQAEYGFISSSEALEQAYREIQKNVRAAHNNIVASISSIKANEQAVVSAKSALDATEAGYEVGTRTIVDVLNSTRSLYNTNRQLANARYDYLINTLNLQGAVGVLNENNILVLNKVLNTPSPIIPEESIQ, encoded by the coding sequence ATGAAGAAGATTCTGCCCATCCTGATCGGATTGAGCATCGGTAGTATCAGCATGTCAAGTTATGCAGATTCCTTACTGGATATCTACCAGCAAGCCAAAACGAATGATCCGGTGCTGCGTAAAGCAGCGGCAGACCGTGATGGCGTGGTCGAGCAGATTAATCAGGCGCGTGCCAGTCTGTTACCACAATTGAATGCTACCGGTACTGCTGATTACAGCCGCAGCAATTTCAACACGGTGAATGAGCAGAATCAGACCGCCGCTAAATTGAACCTGACTCAGTCTTTATATGACCGCGCCAATTGGGTACGTCTGACTCAGTCTGAGAAACGTGCTAGCCAAGCCGAAGTGAATTACTCTGCAGCACAGCAGAATCTGATTTTACGTGTGGCGAATGCCTATTTCGGTGTGCTGCGTGCGCAGGATAATCTGACCGTAATTCTGGCCGAGAAAAAAGCCGTATTCCGCCAGTTAGAGCAGACTAAACAGCGTTTCGACGTGGGTTTGGTAGCGATCACTGACGTGCAAGATGCACAGGCTCAGTACGACCAAGTGCGTGCGAGCCAGATCACCGCGCAAAACGATCTGGACAACAGTCTGGAAAACCTGCGTGAAATCACCGGTAACCTGCCAAGCCAGATCAACATTCTGGATACCAAGCAGTTCAGCACCGATATGCCGCTGAAAATTGATCAGCTGATGAAAGAAGCCGATGCCAAGAACTTGAACTTGATGTCTGCCCGTTTGGGTCAAGAGCTGTCACGTGAAGGTGTGCGTTTGGCGTCTTCCGGTCACCTGCCGACCTTAGGATTGCAAGGCTCCGTGGGTGTGTCCGATACCAACGTGACATCAGGCCCAACACCATCCGCTAACGGTGATTCGACCTCGGTGGGCGTGGTGCTGTCTATCCCTATCTACAGCGGTGGCCGCACCAGCTCTGAAGTACGTCAGGCCGAATACGGTTTTATCAGCTCAAGCGAAGCGCTGGAGCAAGCGTACCGTGAGATCCAGAAAAACGTTCGTGCAGCGCACAACAACATTGTGGCGTCCATCAGCTCCATTAAAGCGAACGAGCAAGCCGTGGTCTCTGCCAAGAGTGCCTTGGATGCCACCGAAGCGGGCTATGAAGTGGGTACTCGTACCATCGTTGACGTGTTGAACAGCACCCGTAGCCTGTATAACACCAACCGTCAGCTGGCGAATGCCCGTTACGATTACCTGATTAACACCCTGAATCTGCAGGGCGCGGTCGGTGTGTTGAATGAAAACAACATTCTGGTACTGAACAAAGTACTGAACACGCCATCGCCAATTATCCCAGAAGAGTCTATCCAGTAA
- a CDS encoding patatin-like phospholipase family protein: protein MLQALRRVTGFVAVLGLLWVWSAPLLARETIGVVLSGGGARGAAHIGVLRELERLQIPIDYIAGTSFGAYIAGLYAMGMSADEIEVLVQRIDWRQGFVDKVDRSERPIRSKQREDVFQLRPNIGFDGLTLKSPKGLVQGQSMAVLLRDSVKNLPVINDFDRLPIPYRAVATDIESVTEVVMAHGHLPTVMQASMSVPGALPPVRYEGHLLVDGGVVNNLPVSVARAMGADVVIAVDIGADLAKADQLDNALSIMNQLSTFMVRKNTAEQAALLGKRDVLLRPNVSDMSMAAFDRMPEIIARGENSARGAERDLARYSASPEVYAAYQKRKQALRKHLTYLQSGTKIDDIVIVNQSRFDEHLIRSKLALTPGMSLSDAEMEARVRRLHALGNFERVDYQLEKRGVRQVLVVKVREKTWGPNYLDFRFALEDTLSGNTSIQLGGGATFTGLSRYGAEARLEGVLGSDKWFKAELYAPIVPNQRYFTYWRAQVDRFDRNLYFASDSNNVLVNRYAVNWGEVAFGWQPLPWQQTLLGMRYVDGKITPQIFKQAGLEGQNVGPYLGVNYDTLDNIAFPRSGVKMDLDLAYLQSRLHTQGGDETFYSRTAFTDVNMDLVTATGWGRHALIGKFSGGALISDDPLAGLLRPKDMGGFLRLSGFEHNQLSGQYATFGALIYQYRWRDNDFGLFRAPLYFGMSVEHGRVWDKSSSLFDRAYQEPVWASSVFTGIDSPIGPIYFAYGQAEGGHHAVYFTIGRSL from the coding sequence ATGTTACAAGCGTTAAGGCGTGTTACCGGTTTTGTGGCGGTGCTGGGGCTGCTGTGGGTGTGGTCGGCACCTTTATTGGCTCGAGAAACCATTGGCGTGGTGTTATCCGGCGGCGGGGCTCGCGGCGCGGCGCATATTGGCGTGCTGCGTGAGCTAGAGCGGCTGCAGATCCCCATCGATTACATTGCCGGTACCAGCTTTGGCGCTTATATCGCTGGCCTCTATGCCATGGGCATGAGCGCGGATGAAATTGAAGTGCTGGTGCAGCGCATTGACTGGCGGCAAGGCTTTGTCGATAAGGTGGATCGCTCGGAGCGCCCGATTCGTAGCAAGCAGCGCGAAGATGTGTTCCAGCTGCGGCCAAATATCGGTTTTGATGGGCTGACCCTGAAATCGCCTAAAGGCTTGGTGCAAGGCCAGTCGATGGCGGTCTTGCTGCGCGATTCGGTAAAAAATCTGCCGGTGATCAATGACTTTGACCGCTTACCAATCCCGTATCGCGCGGTGGCGACCGATATCGAGTCGGTGACCGAAGTGGTGATGGCGCACGGTCACCTGCCGACCGTGATGCAAGCCAGTATGTCGGTGCCGGGAGCATTGCCACCGGTGCGCTATGAAGGGCATCTGCTGGTGGATGGCGGGGTGGTCAATAACCTGCCGGTCAGCGTGGCACGGGCGATGGGCGCCGATGTGGTGATTGCCGTTGATATCGGTGCCGATTTGGCAAAAGCCGATCAGCTGGATAATGCCTTGTCGATCATGAACCAGTTGTCGACCTTTATGGTGCGCAAGAATACCGCCGAGCAGGCAGCGCTGCTGGGTAAACGCGATGTGTTGCTACGCCCGAATGTCAGTGATATGTCGATGGCCGCCTTCGATCGCATGCCGGAGATTATCGCGCGCGGTGAGAATTCAGCGCGCGGCGCCGAGCGCGATCTGGCCCGTTACAGTGCTAGCCCGGAAGTGTACGCCGCGTACCAAAAACGCAAGCAAGCGCTGCGTAAACACCTGACGTATCTGCAATCGGGCACCAAGATTGATGATATCGTCATCGTCAACCAAAGCCGCTTTGATGAACACCTGATCCGCAGCAAACTGGCTTTAACCCCGGGCATGAGCTTAAGCGATGCCGAGATGGAAGCGCGGGTGCGGCGTCTGCATGCGCTGGGAAATTTTGAACGGGTGGATTACCAGCTAGAAAAACGCGGGGTGCGTCAAGTGCTGGTGGTGAAGGTGCGCGAGAAAACGTGGGGGCCGAACTACTTAGATTTTCGTTTTGCCTTGGAAGACACCCTGTCGGGCAATACCAGTATTCAGCTAGGCGGCGGAGCCACCTTTACTGGCCTGAGCCGTTATGGTGCGGAAGCGCGCTTGGAAGGGGTGCTTGGTTCAGATAAGTGGTTCAAGGCTGAATTATATGCGCCTATCGTGCCGAATCAGCGCTATTTCACCTATTGGCGCGCGCAAGTCGACCGCTTTGATCGCAACCTCTATTTTGCCTCTGACAGTAACAATGTGCTGGTGAACCGTTATGCGGTGAACTGGGGCGAAGTGGCGTTCGGCTGGCAGCCATTACCGTGGCAACAGACGCTACTGGGGATGCGTTACGTCGATGGCAAGATCACCCCGCAAATCTTCAAACAAGCGGGATTGGAAGGGCAAAACGTCGGTCCGTATCTGGGGGTGAACTACGATACCTTGGATAACATCGCCTTCCCGCGCAGTGGGGTGAAGATGGACTTGGATCTGGCCTACCTGCAATCACGTTTGCATACCCAAGGGGGCGATGAGACCTTCTATTCACGCACCGCATTTACCGATGTCAATATGGATCTGGTGACGGCCACCGGTTGGGGACGACATGCCCTGATCGGCAAGTTCTCTGGTGGTGCGTTGATCTCCGACGATCCGTTAGCCGGATTGTTGCGACCAAAAGACATGGGCGGCTTCTTGCGCTTATCCGGCTTTGAACACAATCAGCTCTCTGGCCAATACGCCACGTTTGGCGCACTGATTTATCAGTATCGCTGGCGTGATAACGATTTTGGTCTGTTCCGCGCGCCGCTTTATTTTGGTATGTCAGTGGAGCATGGTCGGGTGTGGGATAAGTCCAGCTCGCTGTTTGATCGGGCCTATCAGGAGCCGGTGTGGGCCAGTAGCGTGTTCACCGGGATCGACTCCCCGATTGGGCCGATTTATTTTGCCTATGGGCAAGCCGAAGGCGGACACCATGCGGTCTATTTCACGATTGGTCGCTCATTGTAA
- the acnB gene encoding bifunctional aconitate hydratase 2/2-methylisocitrate dehydratase: MLEAYRQHVAERAAEGVVAKPLDAAQAAALVELLKAPPVGEEAFLLDLLANRIPPGVDEAAYVKAGFLAAVARGEAHSPIVSAEYATELLGTMQGGYNIQPLIDLLDDARLAPIAAKALSQTLLMFDSFYDVEDKAKAGNDFARQVIRSWAEAEWYLSRPAVADKMTVTVFKVSGETNTDDLSPAPDAWSRPDIPLHALAMLKNPRDGIDPDQPGSIGPIKQLDALKQKGFPLAYVGDVVGTGSSRKSATNSVLWFMGDDIPFVPNKRGGGVVLGSKIAPIFFNTMEDAGALPIEVDVSLLKMGDVIDIFPYLGEIRRHDSGELVARFSLKTDVLLDEVRAGGRIPLIIGRGLTAKARESLGLPASDVFKTPAAAPDTGKGYTLAQKMVGKACGVAGVRPGTYCEPKMTSVGSQDTTGPMTRDELKDLACLGFSADLTMQSFCHTAAYPKPVDVQTHHTLPDFIMNRGGVALRPGDGVIHSWLNRMLLPDTVGTGGDSHTRFPIGISFPAGSGLVAFAAATGVMPLDMPESVLVRFRGEMQPGITLRDLVHAIPYYAIQQGLLTVEKQGKKNIFSGRILEIEGLSQLKVEQAFELADASAERSAAGCTIKLDKEPIIEYLNSNIVLLKWMIAEGYGDRRTLERRIQGMEAWLADPKLMSADADAEYSAVIDIDLNAIREPILCAPNDPDDARLLSSVAGDKIDEVFIGSCMTNIGHFRAAGKMLDKFKGQIPTRLWIAPPTKMDAAQLTEEGYYGVYGRSGARIEIPGCSLCMGNQARVRDGATVVSTSTRNFPNRLGTGANVYLASAELAALSAVLGRIPSVDEYLAAMREVDATAADTYRYLNFNHLPEYTAKANAVIFQTAV; this comes from the coding sequence GTGCTAGAAGCGTACCGTCAACACGTAGCTGAGCGCGCTGCCGAAGGTGTGGTAGCCAAACCCCTGGATGCCGCACAGGCTGCGGCTTTGGTCGAATTGCTGAAAGCCCCGCCAGTGGGTGAGGAAGCGTTTTTGCTTGATCTGCTGGCCAATCGTATTCCGCCGGGTGTGGATGAAGCGGCCTATGTGAAGGCCGGTTTTCTGGCGGCGGTGGCGCGTGGTGAAGCGCATTCCCCGATTGTCAGCGCAGAATATGCCACGGAACTGCTGGGTACCATGCAAGGTGGTTACAACATCCAGCCATTGATTGATCTGCTCGATGATGCGCGTTTGGCGCCGATTGCGGCCAAAGCCCTGTCGCAAACCCTGCTGATGTTCGACAGCTTCTATGACGTGGAAGACAAAGCCAAAGCCGGCAATGATTTCGCGCGTCAGGTGATCCGTTCATGGGCTGAAGCTGAGTGGTATCTGTCGCGCCCGGCGGTGGCCGACAAGATGACCGTTACCGTATTTAAAGTCAGCGGTGAAACCAATACCGATGATTTATCCCCTGCGCCTGATGCATGGTCGCGCCCAGATATCCCTCTGCACGCCTTGGCGATGCTGAAAAACCCACGTGATGGAATTGACCCTGATCAGCCCGGCAGCATTGGCCCGATCAAGCAGCTGGACGCGTTAAAACAAAAAGGTTTCCCTTTGGCCTATGTGGGCGATGTGGTCGGTACCGGCTCTTCACGTAAATCGGCCACCAACTCCGTGCTGTGGTTCATGGGCGACGATATTCCGTTTGTGCCGAACAAGCGGGGCGGCGGTGTGGTGCTGGGCAGCAAAATTGCCCCGATTTTCTTTAACACCATGGAAGATGCGGGCGCACTGCCGATCGAAGTGGATGTGAGCTTGCTCAAGATGGGCGATGTGATCGACATTTTCCCGTATTTGGGTGAGATCCGCCGTCACGACAGTGGCGAGCTGGTGGCGCGTTTTAGCCTGAAAACTGATGTGCTGTTGGATGAAGTGCGTGCCGGTGGCCGTATTCCGCTGATTATCGGCCGTGGCCTGACTGCCAAAGCCCGCGAATCGCTAGGTCTGCCGGCCAGTGACGTGTTTAAAACCCCAGCGGCGGCGCCGGATACCGGTAAAGGTTATACGCTGGCGCAAAAGATGGTGGGTAAAGCCTGCGGCGTGGCGGGCGTACGTCCGGGAACCTATTGTGAGCCGAAGATGACCTCGGTGGGTTCACAAGATACCACCGGCCCGATGACCCGCGATGAGCTGAAAGACTTGGCTTGCTTGGGTTTTTCCGCCGATCTGACTATGCAGTCATTCTGCCATACCGCCGCCTATCCAAAGCCGGTGGATGTGCAAACACACCATACGCTGCCTGATTTCATCATGAATCGGGGCGGTGTGGCGCTGCGTCCTGGCGATGGCGTGATTCACTCTTGGTTGAACCGCATGTTGCTGCCGGATACCGTGGGGACTGGCGGTGACTCGCACACCCGCTTCCCTATTGGTATTTCTTTCCCTGCTGGCTCTGGTCTGGTGGCGTTTGCTGCGGCGACCGGTGTGATGCCGCTGGATATGCCTGAATCGGTGCTGGTGCGTTTTCGTGGTGAGATGCAACCGGGGATCACCTTGCGCGATTTGGTGCATGCCATCCCGTATTATGCCATTCAGCAAGGTCTGCTGACGGTGGAAAAACAGGGCAAGAAGAACATCTTCTCGGGTCGGATTTTGGAGATCGAAGGGCTGTCGCAGCTGAAAGTGGAGCAAGCCTTTGAGCTGGCCGATGCCTCTGCCGAGCGCTCTGCCGCCGGTTGTACCATCAAGCTGGATAAAGAGCCGATCATCGAGTACCTGAACTCCAATATCGTGCTGCTGAAGTGGATGATTGCCGAAGGTTATGGCGATCGTCGTACGCTGGAGCGCCGTATTCAGGGGATGGAAGCCTGGTTGGCCGATCCGAAGCTGATGTCGGCGGATGCCGATGCGGAGTACAGTGCGGTGATCGACATCGATCTGAACGCGATTCGTGAGCCAATTTTGTGCGCGCCGAACGATCCGGATGATGCGCGTCTGCTGTCGAGCGTAGCCGGTGACAAGATTGATGAGGTGTTCATCGGCTCGTGCATGACCAACATCGGTCACTTCCGCGCCGCCGGTAAGATGCTGGACAAGTTCAAAGGCCAGATCCCGACCCGCTTGTGGATTGCGCCGCCGACCAAGATGGATGCTGCGCAGCTGACCGAAGAGGGCTACTACGGCGTGTATGGCCGCTCTGGGGCACGCATTGAGATCCCAGGTTGCTCGCTGTGTATGGGTAACCAAGCGCGCGTGCGTGATGGGGCAACCGTGGTGTCGACCTCAACCCGTAACTTCCCGAACCGTTTGGGGACCGGAGCGAACGTCTACTTGGCTTCTGCCGAGCTGGCAGCACTGTCAGCGGTACTGGGGCGGATCCCGAGTGTCGATGAGTATCTTGCGGCCATGCGTGAAGTGGATGCGACTGCTGCAGACACCTATCGCTACCTAAACTTTAACCATTTGCCGGAATATACCGCAAAAGCCAATGCGGTGATTTTCCAGACGGCGGTGTAA
- a CDS encoding YacL family protein: MDYEFRRDLMGAVKAEFSMGHEAVGRWLNDEVAGDQEKIATVLAGIDSVRGSERQWQLVGREFTLLMDGEEVMVRANVMNFSSDQLEDDLQYYDEESLSLCGLEDFEQALLAYRQFLTER, encoded by the coding sequence ATGGATTATGAATTTCGACGTGATTTGATGGGCGCGGTGAAAGCCGAGTTTTCCATGGGGCACGAAGCGGTCGGGCGCTGGTTGAATGATGAAGTGGCTGGTGACCAAGAAAAAATTGCCACTGTGCTGGCCGGTATCGACAGTGTGCGTGGCTCGGAGCGGCAATGGCAGTTAGTCGGGCGTGAGTTTACGTTGCTGATGGACGGTGAAGAGGTGATGGTGCGCGCCAATGTGATGAATTTTTCCAGTGACCAGCTGGAAGATGATTTGCAGTACTATGATGAAGAGAGCCTGAGCCTGTGTGGCTTGGAGGATTTCGAGCAAGCGCTGCTGGCCTATCGTCAGTTTTTAACGGAGCGCTAA
- the cueO gene encoding multicopper oxidase CueO, whose translation MQRRDFLKLASIVGLSSSWSGMVWAKLGIPSRALPVPPLVVADAEQPVALTLQTGISYWHAGLPTPTWGINGPFLGPALQLQRGQRTAIKVINQLPEATTIHWHGLEIPGDQDGGPHQMIAPGASWTAQLTLDQPAATCWFHPHPHQVTGRHVAMGLAGLLLLEDDESRRLALPKEWGVDDIPLILQDRRLQADGQIDYQLDVMSAAVGWFGDVMLTNGAVYPQHRAPKGWLRLRLLNGANARSMKLACSDGQPLQVIASDGGFLAAPVAVPELELLPGERFEVLVSTHSGKPFDLLLLPVGQMGMTLAPFDKPLPVLQIQPSEHTGVTDLPASLVALPALVTPLPAVTQTLHLSMDPELDRLGMQALMDKYGPAAMGSMTGGHAMHAMHGMPSAPAASAEKKVSDPHAGHGASPAHAASSKAASESVSDEGAMSMPTMAHGEHAGHDMAAGQHDMNAASSKPDILHGNRINGQTFSMTTPAFHVPQGQWQRWIISGKGDMMLHPFHVHGCRFRILRENGQTPPLHRQGWKDIVRVEGDESEILVQFRFPAGQAHPYMAHCHLLEHEDTGMMLSFTVG comes from the coding sequence ATGCAGCGCAGAGACTTTCTAAAACTGGCCTCTATCGTGGGTCTCAGCAGCAGTTGGAGTGGCATGGTGTGGGCCAAATTGGGCATTCCCTCGCGCGCTTTACCTGTCCCCCCGCTGGTCGTGGCCGATGCCGAGCAGCCGGTGGCGCTGACCTTACAAACCGGCATCAGTTATTGGCATGCCGGATTACCGACCCCAACGTGGGGCATCAATGGCCCGTTTCTGGGGCCAGCACTACAACTACAGCGTGGTCAGCGCACCGCCATCAAGGTGATTAATCAGCTACCGGAAGCGACCACCATTCACTGGCACGGGCTGGAGATCCCCGGCGATCAAGATGGCGGTCCACATCAGATGATCGCTCCGGGAGCGAGCTGGACGGCGCAGCTGACGCTGGATCAGCCTGCGGCGACCTGTTGGTTCCATCCGCATCCACATCAAGTGACCGGACGCCATGTCGCCATGGGGCTGGCCGGTTTATTACTGCTGGAAGATGACGAGAGCCGCCGGTTGGCGCTACCCAAAGAGTGGGGTGTGGATGACATTCCGCTGATCTTGCAAGATCGCCGTTTGCAGGCCGATGGGCAGATAGATTATCAGCTGGATGTGATGAGTGCGGCGGTCGGGTGGTTTGGTGACGTGATGCTGACCAATGGCGCGGTGTACCCACAGCATCGAGCACCGAAGGGATGGCTGCGTTTGCGGTTGTTAAACGGCGCCAATGCGCGCAGCATGAAATTAGCCTGCAGTGACGGTCAGCCGTTACAGGTGATTGCCAGTGACGGCGGCTTTTTGGCCGCGCCGGTTGCTGTACCAGAGCTAGAGTTGCTACCCGGTGAGCGTTTTGAAGTGCTGGTATCGACTCACAGCGGCAAGCCGTTTGACTTGCTGCTGCTGCCCGTTGGTCAGATGGGGATGACCTTAGCGCCGTTTGATAAGCCGCTACCGGTATTGCAAATCCAGCCGAGCGAACACACGGGCGTGACCGATTTGCCGGCCAGCTTAGTGGCATTACCGGCGTTAGTGACGCCATTGCCAGCGGTGACGCAAACCTTGCACCTGAGTATGGATCCGGAGCTCGACCGATTAGGGATGCAGGCGCTGATGGATAAATACGGACCAGCGGCGATGGGCTCGATGACTGGCGGGCATGCTATGCATGCCATGCACGGCATGCCGAGTGCGCCGGCGGCCAGTGCAGAGAAAAAGGTCAGTGATCCGCATGCCGGCCACGGCGCTAGCCCTGCTCACGCTGCGTCTAGCAAGGCGGCGAGTGAGAGTGTCAGTGATGAGGGCGCGATGAGTATGCCGACCATGGCGCATGGCGAACATGCTGGCCATGACATGGCCGCTGGGCAGCATGATATGAACGCGGCCAGCTCAAAGCCAGATATCCTGCACGGTAATCGGATCAACGGCCAGACTTTCTCGATGACGACTCCGGCATTTCATGTCCCGCAGGGGCAGTGGCAGCGCTGGATCATCTCCGGTAAAGGCGACATGATGCTGCATCCGTTCCATGTGCATGGCTGTCGTTTTCGCATTCTGCGCGAAAACGGCCAGACGCCGCCGCTGCATCGTCAGGGCTGGAAGGATATCGTGCGTGTCGAAGGCGATGAGAGCGAGATTTTGGTGCAGTTTCGCTTCCCGGCGGGTCAAGCTCATCCTTACATGGCGCATTGCCATCTGCTGGAGCACGAAGATACCGGCATGATGCTGTCTTTTACCGTGGGTTAA
- a CDS encoding Fe(3+) ABC transporter substrate-binding protein — protein sequence MKRTFSSLALLAATLVSGTALAADNEVNVYSYRQPYLIEPMLKEFTKETGIKVNMVYAEKGLVERLKREGELSPADVVLTVDISRVMEVVNAGLAQPLQDAVLEKNIPAQYRDSDGRWFALTLRARAIYSSKDRVGPLPLSFTYADLADPKYKGKVCVRSGKNAYNVSLVASMIAHQGVEKTRAWLEGVKANLAQKPQGGDRDQVKAIKEGVCDLALGNSYYLGKMLEDDKQKAWAESAIINFPNQQADGTHVNISGVVLTKYAPNKDNAIKLMEFLSGDTAQHMYAEVNYEYPVKADVAPSELVASWGTFKADKLPLETIANNYNQALQLIDEVKFDL from the coding sequence ATGAAGCGTACGTTTAGCTCTCTGGCATTACTGGCTGCCACCTTGGTTTCCGGCACTGCGCTGGCCGCTGACAATGAAGTGAATGTGTATTCTTATCGTCAACCGTATCTGATTGAGCCGATGCTCAAAGAGTTCACCAAAGAAACCGGCATCAAGGTCAACATGGTGTACGCCGAAAAAGGCTTGGTGGAGCGCCTTAAGCGTGAAGGTGAGTTGAGCCCTGCGGACGTGGTGCTGACCGTGGATATCAGCCGCGTGATGGAAGTGGTGAATGCCGGTTTGGCGCAGCCACTGCAAGATGCGGTGCTGGAGAAAAATATCCCCGCGCAATACCGTGACTCGGATGGCCGCTGGTTTGCGCTGACCCTGCGTGCGCGTGCCATTTACTCCTCGAAAGATCGTGTAGGTCCTTTGCCACTGAGCTTTACCTATGCGGATCTGGCCGATCCGAAGTACAAGGGTAAAGTGTGTGTGCGCTCCGGTAAAAACGCCTATAACGTTTCGCTGGTGGCGTCGATGATTGCCCATCAAGGGGTAGAAAAAACCCGTGCGTGGCTGGAAGGCGTGAAGGCTAACTTGGCGCAAAAACCACAAGGTGGCGATCGCGATCAGGTGAAAGCCATTAAAGAAGGTGTGTGCGATCTGGCGCTGGGTAACAGCTATTACTTAGGTAAGATGCTGGAAGATGACAAGCAAAAGGCGTGGGCTGAATCGGCGATCATTAACTTCCCGAACCAGCAGGCCGATGGTACGCACGTCAACATCAGTGGTGTGGTGCTGACCAAGTATGCGCCAAACAAAGATAACGCAATCAAACTGATGGAGTTCCTGAGCGGCGATACTGCGCAGCACATGTACGCGGAAGTGAACTATGAATACCCAGTGAAAGCCGATGTGGCACCATCGGAGCTGGTGGCGTCATGGGGCACTTTCAAAGCAGATAAACTGCCGCTGGAGACCATCGCCAATAACTACAATCAGGCTCTGCAGCTGATTGATGAAGTGAAGTTCGATCTGTAA
- a CDS encoding ABC transporter permease: protein MRKPKNLGWGLAAWLCGLLLVVPIAAIFFEASSPSGELFGHLWDSVLSSYLTNSLLLVAGTVGLSLLLGLPAAWLMAMYRFPGQKVLQWALCLPLALPGYLVAYLYTDLLDFSGPVQGSLRALFGWQTLQDYWFPPIRTLGGACLILALVLYPYIYLLTRTALMEQSSTLLQSARLLRASPWQVLWRVCLPLARPAIAVGASLVAMETLGDFGTVAYFAVPTLTTAVYDTWLGYGDLSAASKIAALMLLAVFVLVSLERYSRRRQRVYQKHMGREAHELTPLHGWRSAGAQLYCWTLVLLAFGLPIGKLLYWVMLYFEQSWTAQFLTYSWHSLSVSLLASGLTLLVALLLNFYHRLQPRNYSSVPMRLASLGYAVPGTVLAIGLLIPLTGADHGLNALAKSLGLPLPGLVFSGSLLALVFAYSVRFSAMAVGGVESTLAKVSPSLDMVSRTLGSRPLSMLRRVHLPLLRRGLLTAAMMVFIESMKELNASLLLRPFNFDTLATHVFTFTSDEQLELAALPALVLVLVGLLPVIWLNLSLQRKS, encoded by the coding sequence ATGCGTAAACCGAAAAATCTGGGCTGGGGCCTTGCCGCATGGCTGTGCGGGCTCTTGCTGGTCGTTCCGATTGCGGCCATTTTCTTTGAGGCGTCATCGCCTTCCGGTGAGCTGTTTGGTCACCTGTGGGACAGCGTACTGAGCAGTTATCTGACCAATTCGCTGCTACTGGTGGCGGGCACGGTGGGCTTGAGCTTATTGCTCGGCTTACCGGCAGCTTGGCTGATGGCGATGTACCGCTTTCCGGGCCAAAAAGTGTTGCAGTGGGCGCTCTGTTTGCCGTTGGCGCTGCCCGGTTATTTGGTGGCCTATCTGTATACCGATTTGCTGGACTTTTCCGGGCCGGTGCAGGGCAGTTTACGTGCCTTGTTTGGCTGGCAGACCCTGCAAGATTACTGGTTTCCTCCGATCCGCACCTTAGGCGGCGCCTGCCTGATTTTGGCGCTGGTGCTCTATCCGTATATTTATTTGCTGACCCGTACCGCCTTGATGGAGCAATCATCGACATTGCTGCAATCGGCGCGTTTGTTGCGTGCCTCGCCGTGGCAGGTACTGTGGCGGGTGTGTTTGCCGCTGGCGCGTCCGGCGATCGCCGTGGGGGCATCGCTGGTGGCGATGGAAACCTTGGGCGATTTTGGTACCGTGGCCTATTTTGCGGTGCCGACCTTAACCACTGCGGTGTATGACACTTGGCTGGGCTATGGCGATCTGAGTGCGGCGTCTAAAATCGCGGCGCTGATGCTGCTGGCGGTGTTTGTGCTGGTCAGTTTAGAACGCTACAGTCGGCGGCGTCAGCGCGTCTATCAAAAGCATATGGGGCGTGAAGCGCATGAATTGACGCCGCTGCACGGTTGGCGCTCTGCCGGTGCGCAGCTGTATTGCTGGACGCTGGTACTGCTGGCGTTTGGCTTGCCGATCGGTAAATTGTTGTATTGGGTGATGCTCTATTTTGAGCAGTCGTGGACGGCGCAGTTTTTAACTTACAGCTGGCACAGTCTGAGTGTGTCTCTGTTGGCATCCGGTCTGACCTTGTTGGTGGCGCTGTTGCTGAACTTTTATCACCGTTTACAGCCACGCAATTACAGCAGCGTGCCGATGCGTTTGGCCTCTTTGGGCTATGCGGTGCCGGGCACTGTGCTGGCGATTGGTTTGCTGATCCCGCTGACTGGCGCCGATCACGGGTTAAATGCACTGGCTAAGTCGTTGGGGTTGCCGCTGCCGGGGTTGGTGTTCAGTGGCTCGTTGCTGGCGCTGGTGTTTGCCTACAGTGTGCGTTTCTCGGCGATGGCGGTCGGTGGGGTGGAGAGCACCTTGGCTAAGGTGTCGCCGTCGCTGGATATGGTCAGTCGCACACTGGGTAGCCGTCCGCTGTCGATGTTGCGGCGGGTGCATCTGCCGTTGCTGCGTCGCGGGTTATTGACCGCGGCAATGATGGTGTTTATCGAAAGCATGAAAGAGCTGAATGCCTCTTTACTGCTGCGGCCATTTAACTTTGACACGCTGGCCACCCATGTCTTTACCTTTACCTCCGATGAACAGCTGGAGCTGGCGGCGTTGCCGGCGCTGGTACTGGTGCTGGTGGGTCTGTTGCCGGTGATTTGGTTGAACTTGTCGTTACAGCGGAAGTCCTGA